A single Hylaeus volcanicus isolate JK05 unplaced genomic scaffold, UHH_iyHylVolc1.0_haploid 12221, whole genome shotgun sequence DNA region contains:
- the LOC128883505 gene encoding uncharacterized protein LOC128883505 isoform X8 has translation MEENLVRSDVEELENIIKTTKSKPECSTLTNILISTVDEILQDSSISRENVEPADLSNVEPLSAKQQNAEILKQDVLTKLDVQAEKTKETRALTNKDALVREDKCYAEDINAKVYPASDGSTPVLYYMKRLLDIQKKYSDVIKRRHSVHFFHETLRKTSQYRLKPYQHLSSKRDQSRLQKYASMYRPTASLSEIENTTYQEKSLIGLASQSFDNLEATNSGKVPLMCYPLSKHEVEYVDRNLVVKGVQKMPKPNPIWLFQKNGCDLSLAHLREVAKRLRQDIQNMELKWKKSLCRQNLQDFSCVGVDERLAELYKLQTYVSLEQQKKKENICYEVALCDSQLNTMMRDKRNEYFTQLYGDNQNPDTIRFLRNKTKKLSKQYEELEGLKQDLFKHYSHSDVLRKIKNGAFHLKSKCEPLPNHCTSLDRELILKKAGYSHTPVMAADYLIKTKFPKIFPKTAYSQRWEFELKTPRKGYKNEEYMDKEDTFEARLLLMDVEKKKKKIEERKTTETLFPNRVYLEKLKEKKIIDKRWEKILKQLEFEKETATTHYSRVVNPQITISPSAPCNTKTIVVHAKHSPTEKKNFKTMRSLDDRHIVKRTEDQTFFDVYPKLQSEKQNLKENIVNLKKNKQVTLSRNMKSRFPQRRCPCYVEIPNNLPNENVSDLYKTIDIGIQHHRLGLPDMALMFATFTLALQKMDDLDPLTLLDYAELLVKGLLHYPLQLSFVWDGVSLLLKIYNTVECVNKEKLLNLLLETFTTLLAIEDEELQLLLLQGICIVTDTPYRFTLSPDLIDFLLDIVPITQSHELVEKGMQLLCLGSIGHRKKEKYALFVNCKYCGMLKAYFYVPGLSIYQNHSGIVLQCCLSIHAYAQRAISEVFRPDKSSHLFRKKVDIVQFKEGQLSLPKEPVSWMLKDGSDIRLIFTVMHDYTRYRKVIGAVCSALCSLSKVSLLHIETLSKQPLGLLLEIAKEFPSSQCIALSVSRIMQSFLAVFPFDTIIKSNLSVQLLINFIKHQNSPNVHAECCMALMAVGDQTQFLSMSHIKFFLPF, from the exons ATGGAAGAAAATTTAGTCAG GAGTGATGTAGAAgagttagaaaatattattaaaacaacaaaaagtaAACCAGAATGTTCTACCCtcacgaatattttaatatcaacgGTAGATGAAATTCTTCAAGATTCAAGCATTTCGCGAGAAAACGTAGAGCCTGCAGATTTGTCAAACGTGGAACCGTTGAGTGCAAAACAACAAAACGCTGAGATTTTGAAGCAAGACGTGTTAACAAAACTCGATGTTCAAGCtgaaaaaacgaaagaaacaagAGCATTGACTAATAAAGATGCTTTAGTAAGAGAAGATAAATGTTATGCAGAAGACATTAATGCCAAAGTTTACCCCGCAAGTGATGGTTCAACACCCGTGTTATATTATATGAAGCG gcTATTAgatattcaaaaaaaatattcggatgTAATAAAAAGACGACACAGTGTCCACTTTTTTCATGAAACGTTGCGCAAAACGTCTCAGTACCGGTTAAAGCCATACCAACATTTGTCTTCAAAGCGTGATCAATCACGCTTACAGAAATATGCCTCTATGTACAGACCAACAGCATCTTTaagtgaaatagaaaatacaacctatcaagaaaaaagtttaattggCCTGGCAAGTCAGTCTTTTGATAATTTAGAGGCCACGAATTCAGGAAAAGTGCCTTTAATGTGTTACCCATTATCTAAACATGAAGTAGAGTATGTTGATCGAAACCTGGTTGTaaagggtgttcaaaaaatgCCGAAACCTAATCCTATATggctttttcaaaaaaatggaTGTGATTTATCTTTAGCTCATTTAAGAGAGGTAGCAAAGCGTTTAAGACaagatatacaaaatatggagctaaaatggaaaaaaagtttgtgtCGCCAAAATCTTCAAGACTTCTCTTGTGTAGGAGTAGATGAAAGATTGGCTGAATTGTATAAATTGCAGACATATGTTTCTTTAgaacaacaaaaaaagaaagagaat ATTTGTTATGAAGTAGCCTTATGTGATTCACAATTGAATACAATGATGCGCGATAAGcggaatgaatattttactcaACTTTACGGTGACAA TCAAAATCCTGACACAATACGTTTTTTgagaaacaaaacgaaaaaattgtcgaaacaATACGAAGAATTGGAAGGATTAAAGCAAGATTTGTTCAAGCACTATTCCCATTCTGATGtattacgaaaaataaaaaatggtgcTTTTCACTTGAag TCAAAATGTGAACCGTTGCCAAATCATTGTACTTCCCTAGACCGTGAATTGATTCTTAAAAAAGCAGGTTACTCACACACCCCAGTCATGGCAGCCGACTAtcttataaaaacaaaatttcctaaaatatttcctaaaaCCGCTTATTCACAAAGATGGGAATTTGAGCTTAAAACGCCTAGAAAAGGATACAAAAACGAGGAGTACATGGATAAGGAAGATACTTTTGAAGCAAGGTTACTTCTAATGGAtgttgagaaaaaaaaaaaaa AGATAGAAGAGCGAAAAACGACAGAGACACTTTTTCCAAATAGAGTTTatctagaaaaattgaaagaaaaaaaaattattgacaagAGATGGGAAAAAATACTAAAGCAGTTGgagtttgaaaaagaaacagctACTACTCACTATAGTCGAGTTGTGAACCCTCAAATAACGATTTCCCCTTCTGCTCCGTGCAACACCAAAACGATAGTTGTGCACGCCAAACATTCACcgactgaaaaaaaaaattttaaaacaatgcGTTCGTTAGATGACCGACACATTGTTAAGCGTACTGAGGACCAAACTTTTTTTGACGTATATCCAAAATTACAatcagaaaaacaaaatttaaaagaaaacattgtgaatttaaaaaaaaacaaacaagtgACGTTATCAA GAAACATGAAAAGTCGTTTTCCTCAAAGAAGATGTCCTTGTTATGTCGAGATACCCAATAATCTACCTAATGAAAATGTATCCGACTTGTACAAAACCATTGATATAGGAATTCAACATCATCGTCTCGGCTTGCCTGATATGGCACtc ATGTTTGCTACTTTTACATTGGCACTTCAAAAAATGGATGATCTAGATCCGTTAACACTCTTG GATTATGCCGAGTTGTTAGTAAAAGGATTACTACATTACCCTCTACAATTAAGCTTTGTTTGGGACGGTGTTTCACTATTACTCAAAATTTATAACA CTGTAGAATGTGTGAATAAAGAGAAGCTTTTAAATCTTTTGTTAGAGACCTTTACAACTCTTTTAGCTATAGAAGATGAAGAGTTGCAACTTTTATTGCTTCAAGGAATCTGTATTGTCACTGACACACCTtac AGGTTTACTCTAAGCCCGGATCTGATTGATTTTTTACTTGATATTGTTCCTATAACACAATCGCATGAATTGGTCGAAAAAGGAATGCAATTGTTATGTTTAGGATCCATTGGTCAtcggaaaaaagagaaatatgcTCTATTCGTGAATTGTAAATACTGTGGAATGTTGAAAGCTTATTTTTATGTCCCAGGCTTGAGTATCTATCAAAATCATTCTGGCATTGTTCTCCAATGTTGTTTATCGATCCATGCTTATGCGCAACGCGCCATCAGTGAAGTTTTTCGTCCTGATAAATCGAGCCATCTATTTAGAAAAAAGGTTGATATTGTACAATTCAAAGAAGGACAATTGTCTTTGCCTAAGGAGCCTGTATCTTGGATGCTTAAAGATGGCTCCGACATACGACTG ATTTTCACGGTTATGCACGATTACACACGTTATCGTAAAGTTATAGGAGCTGTGTGTAGTGCTTTATGTAGTCTATCCAAAGTTTCTTTATTACATATAGAAACACTTTCTAAGCAA CCATTAGGTCTTTTACTTGAGATTGCAAAGGAATTTCCGTCAAGCCAGTGTATTGCCCTTAGCGTATCACGAATCATGCAATCTTTTCTTGCTGTGTTTCCTTTcgatactataataaaatcaaatcttTCCGTACAACTTTTAATCAACTTTATAAAACATCAAAA CTCCCCTAATGTTCATGCAGAATGTTGTATGGCTTTAATGGCAGTAGGAGAtcaaacacaatttttatc aATGTCACACATCAAATTCTTCCTCCCATTTTAA
- the LOC128883505 gene encoding uncharacterized protein LOC128883505 isoform X9, with translation MEENLVRSDVEELENIIKTTKSKPECSTLTNILISTVDEILQDSSISRENVEPADLSNVEPLSAKQQNAEILKQDVLTKLDVQAEKTKETRALTNKDALVREDKCYAEDINAKVYPASDGSTPVLYYMKRLLDIQKKYSDVIKRRHSVHFFHETLRKTSQYRLKPYQHLSSKRDQSRLQKYASMYRPTASLSEIENTTYQEKSLIGLASQSFDNLEATNSGKVPLMCYPLSKHEVEYVDRNLVVKGVQKMPKPNPIWLFQKNGCDLSLAHLREVAKRLRQDIQNMELKWKKSLCRQNLQDFSCVGVDERLAELYKLQTYVSLEQQKKKENICYEVALCDSQLNTMMRDKRNEYFTQLYGDNQNPDTIRFLRNKTKKLSKQYEELEGLKQDLFKHYSHSDVLRKIKNGAFHLKSKCEPLPNHCTSLDRELILKKAGYSHTPVMAADYLIKTKFPKIFPKTAYSQRWEFELKTPRKGYKNEEYMDKEDTFEARLLLMDVEKKKKKIEERKTTETLFPNRVYLEKLKEKKIIDKRWEKILKQLEFEKETATTHYSRVVNPQITISPSAPCNTKTIVVHAKHSPTEKKNFKTMRSLDDRHIVKRTEDQTFFDVYPKLQSEKQNLKENIVNLKKNKQVTLSRNMKSRFPQRRCPCYVEIPNNLPNENVSDLYKTIDIGIQHHRLGLPDMALMFATFTLALQKMDDLDPLTLLDYAELLVKGLLHYPLQLSFVWDGVSLLLKIYNTVECVNKEKLLNLLLETFTTLLAIEDEELQLLLLQGICIVTDTPYRFTLSPDLIDFLLDIVPITQSHELVEKGMQLLCLGSIGHRKKEKYALFVNCKYCGMLKAYFYVPGLSIYQNHSGIVLQCCLSIHAYAQRAISEVFRPDKSSHLFRKKVDIVQFKEGQLSLPKEPVSWMLKDGSDIRLIFTVMHDYTRYRKVIGAVCSALCSLSKVSLLHIETLSKQPLGLLLEIAKEFPSSQCIALSVSRIMQSFLAVFPFDTIIKSNLSVQLLINFIKHQKNRYKNLKSLTCHVVNNYFWLLAPLMFMQNVVWL, from the exons ATGGAAGAAAATTTAGTCAG GAGTGATGTAGAAgagttagaaaatattattaaaacaacaaaaagtaAACCAGAATGTTCTACCCtcacgaatattttaatatcaacgGTAGATGAAATTCTTCAAGATTCAAGCATTTCGCGAGAAAACGTAGAGCCTGCAGATTTGTCAAACGTGGAACCGTTGAGTGCAAAACAACAAAACGCTGAGATTTTGAAGCAAGACGTGTTAACAAAACTCGATGTTCAAGCtgaaaaaacgaaagaaacaagAGCATTGACTAATAAAGATGCTTTAGTAAGAGAAGATAAATGTTATGCAGAAGACATTAATGCCAAAGTTTACCCCGCAAGTGATGGTTCAACACCCGTGTTATATTATATGAAGCG gcTATTAgatattcaaaaaaaatattcggatgTAATAAAAAGACGACACAGTGTCCACTTTTTTCATGAAACGTTGCGCAAAACGTCTCAGTACCGGTTAAAGCCATACCAACATTTGTCTTCAAAGCGTGATCAATCACGCTTACAGAAATATGCCTCTATGTACAGACCAACAGCATCTTTaagtgaaatagaaaatacaacctatcaagaaaaaagtttaattggCCTGGCAAGTCAGTCTTTTGATAATTTAGAGGCCACGAATTCAGGAAAAGTGCCTTTAATGTGTTACCCATTATCTAAACATGAAGTAGAGTATGTTGATCGAAACCTGGTTGTaaagggtgttcaaaaaatgCCGAAACCTAATCCTATATggctttttcaaaaaaatggaTGTGATTTATCTTTAGCTCATTTAAGAGAGGTAGCAAAGCGTTTAAGACaagatatacaaaatatggagctaaaatggaaaaaaagtttgtgtCGCCAAAATCTTCAAGACTTCTCTTGTGTAGGAGTAGATGAAAGATTGGCTGAATTGTATAAATTGCAGACATATGTTTCTTTAgaacaacaaaaaaagaaagagaat ATTTGTTATGAAGTAGCCTTATGTGATTCACAATTGAATACAATGATGCGCGATAAGcggaatgaatattttactcaACTTTACGGTGACAA TCAAAATCCTGACACAATACGTTTTTTgagaaacaaaacgaaaaaattgtcgaaacaATACGAAGAATTGGAAGGATTAAAGCAAGATTTGTTCAAGCACTATTCCCATTCTGATGtattacgaaaaataaaaaatggtgcTTTTCACTTGAag TCAAAATGTGAACCGTTGCCAAATCATTGTACTTCCCTAGACCGTGAATTGATTCTTAAAAAAGCAGGTTACTCACACACCCCAGTCATGGCAGCCGACTAtcttataaaaacaaaatttcctaaaatatttcctaaaaCCGCTTATTCACAAAGATGGGAATTTGAGCTTAAAACGCCTAGAAAAGGATACAAAAACGAGGAGTACATGGATAAGGAAGATACTTTTGAAGCAAGGTTACTTCTAATGGAtgttgagaaaaaaaaaaaaa AGATAGAAGAGCGAAAAACGACAGAGACACTTTTTCCAAATAGAGTTTatctagaaaaattgaaagaaaaaaaaattattgacaagAGATGGGAAAAAATACTAAAGCAGTTGgagtttgaaaaagaaacagctACTACTCACTATAGTCGAGTTGTGAACCCTCAAATAACGATTTCCCCTTCTGCTCCGTGCAACACCAAAACGATAGTTGTGCACGCCAAACATTCACcgactgaaaaaaaaaattttaaaacaatgcGTTCGTTAGATGACCGACACATTGTTAAGCGTACTGAGGACCAAACTTTTTTTGACGTATATCCAAAATTACAatcagaaaaacaaaatttaaaagaaaacattgtgaatttaaaaaaaaacaaacaagtgACGTTATCAA GAAACATGAAAAGTCGTTTTCCTCAAAGAAGATGTCCTTGTTATGTCGAGATACCCAATAATCTACCTAATGAAAATGTATCCGACTTGTACAAAACCATTGATATAGGAATTCAACATCATCGTCTCGGCTTGCCTGATATGGCACtc ATGTTTGCTACTTTTACATTGGCACTTCAAAAAATGGATGATCTAGATCCGTTAACACTCTTG GATTATGCCGAGTTGTTAGTAAAAGGATTACTACATTACCCTCTACAATTAAGCTTTGTTTGGGACGGTGTTTCACTATTACTCAAAATTTATAACA CTGTAGAATGTGTGAATAAAGAGAAGCTTTTAAATCTTTTGTTAGAGACCTTTACAACTCTTTTAGCTATAGAAGATGAAGAGTTGCAACTTTTATTGCTTCAAGGAATCTGTATTGTCACTGACACACCTtac AGGTTTACTCTAAGCCCGGATCTGATTGATTTTTTACTTGATATTGTTCCTATAACACAATCGCATGAATTGGTCGAAAAAGGAATGCAATTGTTATGTTTAGGATCCATTGGTCAtcggaaaaaagagaaatatgcTCTATTCGTGAATTGTAAATACTGTGGAATGTTGAAAGCTTATTTTTATGTCCCAGGCTTGAGTATCTATCAAAATCATTCTGGCATTGTTCTCCAATGTTGTTTATCGATCCATGCTTATGCGCAACGCGCCATCAGTGAAGTTTTTCGTCCTGATAAATCGAGCCATCTATTTAGAAAAAAGGTTGATATTGTACAATTCAAAGAAGGACAATTGTCTTTGCCTAAGGAGCCTGTATCTTGGATGCTTAAAGATGGCTCCGACATACGACTG ATTTTCACGGTTATGCACGATTACACACGTTATCGTAAAGTTATAGGAGCTGTGTGTAGTGCTTTATGTAGTCTATCCAAAGTTTCTTTATTACATATAGAAACACTTTCTAAGCAA CCATTAGGTCTTTTACTTGAGATTGCAAAGGAATTTCCGTCAAGCCAGTGTATTGCCCTTAGCGTATCACGAATCATGCAATCTTTTCTTGCTGTGTTTCCTTTcgatactataataaaatcaaatcttTCCGTACAACTTTTAATCAACTTTATAAAACATCAAAA aaatcgctataaaaatttaaaatctttaACTTGCCatgttgttaataattatttttggctTCTAGCTCCCCTAATGTTCATGCAGAATGTTGTATGGCTTTAA
- the LOC128883505 gene encoding uncharacterized protein LOC128883505 isoform X5 produces MEENLVRSDVEELENIIKTTKSKPECSTLTNILISTVDEILQDSSISRENVEPADLSNVEPLSAKQQNAEILKQDVLTKLDVQAEKTKETRALTNKDALVREDKCYAEDINAKVYPASDGSTPVLYYMKRLLDIQKKYSDVIKRRHSVHFFHETLRKTSQYRLKPYQHLSSKRDQSRLQKYASMYRPTASLSEIENTTYQEKSLIGLASQSFDNLEATNSGKVPLMCYPLSKHEVEYVDRNLVVKGVQKMPKPNPIWLFQKNGCDLSLAHLREVAKRLRQDIQNMELKWKKSLCRQNLQDFSCVGVDERLAELYKLQTYVSLEQQKKKENICYEVALCDSQLNTMMRDKRNEYFTQLYGDNQNPDTIRFLRNKTKKLSKQYEELEGLKQDLFKHYSHSDVLRKIKNGAFHLKSKCEPLPNHCTSLDRELILKKAGYSHTPVMAADYLIKTKFPKIFPKTAYSQRWEFELKTPRKGYKNEEYMDKEDTFEARLLLMDVEKKKKKIEERKTTETLFPNRVYLEKLKEKKIIDKRWEKILKQLEFEKETATTHYSRVVNPQITISPSAPCNTKTIVVHAKHSPTEKKNFKTMRSLDDRHIVKRTEDQTFFDVYPKLQSEKQNLKENIVNLKKNKQVTLSRNMKSRFPQRRCPCYVEIPNNLPNENVSDLYKTIDIGIQHHRLGLPDMALMFATFTLALQKMDDLDPLTLLDYAELLVKGLLHYPLQLSFVWDGVSLLLKIYNTVECVNKEKLLNLLLETFTTLLAIEDEELQLLLLQGICIVTDTPYRFTLSPDLIDFLLDIVPITQSHELVEKGMQLLCLGSIGHRKKEKYALFVNCKYCGMLKAYFYVPGLSIYQNHSGIVLQCCLSIHAYAQRAISEVFRPDKSSHLFRKKVDIVQFKEGQLSLPKEPVSWMLKDGSDIRLIFTVMHDYTRYRKVIGAVCSALCSLSKVSLLHIETLSKQPLGLLLEIAKEFPSSQCIALSVSRIMQSFLAVFPFDTIIKSNLSVQLLINFIKHQNSPNVHAECCMALMAVGDQTQFLSSNVTHQILPPILSVAKDKVTNKSHTQIICSFLKTLCDMKNSKIYDHINKSKGLLYTMQVINYQQDVAVIIKDVCCISKCLLEKYPDSTKEIQPNLFIQTFCNLLRIYTDNLDRSSWNETTTTGYHFTSHKSSLLPF; encoded by the exons ATGGAAGAAAATTTAGTCAG GAGTGATGTAGAAgagttagaaaatattattaaaacaacaaaaagtaAACCAGAATGTTCTACCCtcacgaatattttaatatcaacgGTAGATGAAATTCTTCAAGATTCAAGCATTTCGCGAGAAAACGTAGAGCCTGCAGATTTGTCAAACGTGGAACCGTTGAGTGCAAAACAACAAAACGCTGAGATTTTGAAGCAAGACGTGTTAACAAAACTCGATGTTCAAGCtgaaaaaacgaaagaaacaagAGCATTGACTAATAAAGATGCTTTAGTAAGAGAAGATAAATGTTATGCAGAAGACATTAATGCCAAAGTTTACCCCGCAAGTGATGGTTCAACACCCGTGTTATATTATATGAAGCG gcTATTAgatattcaaaaaaaatattcggatgTAATAAAAAGACGACACAGTGTCCACTTTTTTCATGAAACGTTGCGCAAAACGTCTCAGTACCGGTTAAAGCCATACCAACATTTGTCTTCAAAGCGTGATCAATCACGCTTACAGAAATATGCCTCTATGTACAGACCAACAGCATCTTTaagtgaaatagaaaatacaacctatcaagaaaaaagtttaattggCCTGGCAAGTCAGTCTTTTGATAATTTAGAGGCCACGAATTCAGGAAAAGTGCCTTTAATGTGTTACCCATTATCTAAACATGAAGTAGAGTATGTTGATCGAAACCTGGTTGTaaagggtgttcaaaaaatgCCGAAACCTAATCCTATATggctttttcaaaaaaatggaTGTGATTTATCTTTAGCTCATTTAAGAGAGGTAGCAAAGCGTTTAAGACaagatatacaaaatatggagctaaaatggaaaaaaagtttgtgtCGCCAAAATCTTCAAGACTTCTCTTGTGTAGGAGTAGATGAAAGATTGGCTGAATTGTATAAATTGCAGACATATGTTTCTTTAgaacaacaaaaaaagaaagagaat ATTTGTTATGAAGTAGCCTTATGTGATTCACAATTGAATACAATGATGCGCGATAAGcggaatgaatattttactcaACTTTACGGTGACAA TCAAAATCCTGACACAATACGTTTTTTgagaaacaaaacgaaaaaattgtcgaaacaATACGAAGAATTGGAAGGATTAAAGCAAGATTTGTTCAAGCACTATTCCCATTCTGATGtattacgaaaaataaaaaatggtgcTTTTCACTTGAag TCAAAATGTGAACCGTTGCCAAATCATTGTACTTCCCTAGACCGTGAATTGATTCTTAAAAAAGCAGGTTACTCACACACCCCAGTCATGGCAGCCGACTAtcttataaaaacaaaatttcctaaaatatttcctaaaaCCGCTTATTCACAAAGATGGGAATTTGAGCTTAAAACGCCTAGAAAAGGATACAAAAACGAGGAGTACATGGATAAGGAAGATACTTTTGAAGCAAGGTTACTTCTAATGGAtgttgagaaaaaaaaaaaaa AGATAGAAGAGCGAAAAACGACAGAGACACTTTTTCCAAATAGAGTTTatctagaaaaattgaaagaaaaaaaaattattgacaagAGATGGGAAAAAATACTAAAGCAGTTGgagtttgaaaaagaaacagctACTACTCACTATAGTCGAGTTGTGAACCCTCAAATAACGATTTCCCCTTCTGCTCCGTGCAACACCAAAACGATAGTTGTGCACGCCAAACATTCACcgactgaaaaaaaaaattttaaaacaatgcGTTCGTTAGATGACCGACACATTGTTAAGCGTACTGAGGACCAAACTTTTTTTGACGTATATCCAAAATTACAatcagaaaaacaaaatttaaaagaaaacattgtgaatttaaaaaaaaacaaacaagtgACGTTATCAA GAAACATGAAAAGTCGTTTTCCTCAAAGAAGATGTCCTTGTTATGTCGAGATACCCAATAATCTACCTAATGAAAATGTATCCGACTTGTACAAAACCATTGATATAGGAATTCAACATCATCGTCTCGGCTTGCCTGATATGGCACtc ATGTTTGCTACTTTTACATTGGCACTTCAAAAAATGGATGATCTAGATCCGTTAACACTCTTG GATTATGCCGAGTTGTTAGTAAAAGGATTACTACATTACCCTCTACAATTAAGCTTTGTTTGGGACGGTGTTTCACTATTACTCAAAATTTATAACA CTGTAGAATGTGTGAATAAAGAGAAGCTTTTAAATCTTTTGTTAGAGACCTTTACAACTCTTTTAGCTATAGAAGATGAAGAGTTGCAACTTTTATTGCTTCAAGGAATCTGTATTGTCACTGACACACCTtac AGGTTTACTCTAAGCCCGGATCTGATTGATTTTTTACTTGATATTGTTCCTATAACACAATCGCATGAATTGGTCGAAAAAGGAATGCAATTGTTATGTTTAGGATCCATTGGTCAtcggaaaaaagagaaatatgcTCTATTCGTGAATTGTAAATACTGTGGAATGTTGAAAGCTTATTTTTATGTCCCAGGCTTGAGTATCTATCAAAATCATTCTGGCATTGTTCTCCAATGTTGTTTATCGATCCATGCTTATGCGCAACGCGCCATCAGTGAAGTTTTTCGTCCTGATAAATCGAGCCATCTATTTAGAAAAAAGGTTGATATTGTACAATTCAAAGAAGGACAATTGTCTTTGCCTAAGGAGCCTGTATCTTGGATGCTTAAAGATGGCTCCGACATACGACTG ATTTTCACGGTTATGCACGATTACACACGTTATCGTAAAGTTATAGGAGCTGTGTGTAGTGCTTTATGTAGTCTATCCAAAGTTTCTTTATTACATATAGAAACACTTTCTAAGCAA CCATTAGGTCTTTTACTTGAGATTGCAAAGGAATTTCCGTCAAGCCAGTGTATTGCCCTTAGCGTATCACGAATCATGCAATCTTTTCTTGCTGTGTTTCCTTTcgatactataataaaatcaaatcttTCCGTACAACTTTTAATCAACTTTATAAAACATCAAAA CTCCCCTAATGTTCATGCAGAATGTTGTATGGCTTTAATGGCAGTAGGAGAtcaaacacaatttttatcgtcC aATGTCACACATCAAATTCTTCCTCCCATTTTAAGCGTCGCGAAAGACAAGGTTACAAACAAGTCTCACACCCAGATCATTTGCTCATTTCTTAAAACGCTTTGTGATATGAAAAAC TCAAAAATCTATGATCATATTAATAAGTCCAAGGGATTACTTTATACAATGCAAGTTATTAATTACCAACAGGATGTTGCTgtg ATAATCAAAGACGTTTGTTGTATATCGAAATGTCTTTTAGAAAAGTATCCCGATTCAACAAAGGAAATACaaccaaatttatttattcaaacctTTTGTAATCTTTTAAGAATTTATACTGACAATTTAG ATAGGTCTTCATGGAATGAAACTACAACGACGGGATATCATTTTACAAGTCACAAATCATCTCTCCTTCCTTTCTGA